A DNA window from Leptotrichia sp. oral taxon 215 str. W9775 contains the following coding sequences:
- a CDS encoding type II secretion system protein GspD, protein MFFRNKWDKMKIQKNVVITFMIFLTGNNIFSEKITDYVNKKDVQNVNRIFIYREEKRQKKEELEKGSIKNKNEENNTKTEKTEEKNNGKETPQKTVNEKIGEVELEYRDVKEISEKLDGLSGFKIVGIDNKVILHGDEKKMEEVRRIIKDLDRPKEQVIIKGRIIDTSSNLFERLGVDWSASTDNQTPAKTSLIAKFLNGEVSIGSIFSSGGKFLGVDFNLLRENGDIKIEAMPTLMIMENEEGELKVTEEVIVGEKKITKNNEDYIEPIFSEAGIVFRILPEIKKIKNEKKILLKIDTEISNFKLTSNYSATSGAKQKNQTKTIISLDDGGSTFIGGLKQNVNKETLRKVPFLSAIPIIGPLFKYKRKNHEVRDIYIEIEAIIQKTEK, encoded by the coding sequence ATGTTTTTTAGAAATAAATGGGATAAAATGAAGATTCAAAAAAATGTAGTTATAACTTTTATGATTTTTCTTACAGGAAATAATATTTTTTCAGAAAAAATAACAGATTATGTGAATAAGAAAGATGTACAGAATGTAAATAGAATATTTATTTACAGGGAAGAAAAAAGGCAGAAAAAAGAAGAACTGGAAAAGGGAAGTATAAAAAATAAAAACGAAGAAAATAATACAAAAACAGAAAAAACTGAAGAAAAAAATAACGGAAAAGAAACACCTCAGAAAACAGTTAATGAGAAAATAGGTGAGGTGGAACTTGAATACAGGGATGTCAAGGAAATATCAGAAAAACTGGATGGGTTGAGCGGTTTCAAAATAGTGGGAATTGATAATAAGGTTATTCTGCATGGAGATGAAAAGAAAATGGAAGAAGTCAGAAGAATAATAAAAGACTTGGACAGGCCAAAAGAACAGGTAATAATAAAGGGAAGAATAATTGATACAAGCTCAAATCTTTTTGAAAGGCTCGGAGTAGACTGGAGTGCCAGCACTGATAACCAGACTCCGGCAAAAACCAGTCTTATAGCAAAGTTTCTAAATGGAGAGGTTTCCATCGGGTCAATTTTTTCAAGCGGAGGAAAGTTTCTGGGAGTTGATTTTAACCTTTTAAGAGAAAACGGAGATATAAAAATAGAGGCAATGCCAACTCTTATGATAATGGAAAATGAAGAAGGGGAACTCAAGGTTACAGAGGAGGTAATTGTAGGAGAGAAGAAAATAACAAAAAATAATGAAGATTACATAGAGCCTATATTTTCAGAAGCTGGAATAGTTTTCAGAATACTGCCTGAAATTAAAAAAATAAAAAATGAAAAGAAAATTCTGCTGAAAATAGATACGGAAATAAGTAATTTTAAGCTTACATCTAATTATAGCGCCACATCAGGAGCAAAACAGAAAAATCAGACTAAAACTATTATTAGCCTAGATGACGGAGGGTCAACTTTTATAGGTGGTCTAAAGCAGAATGTAAACAAGGAAACATTGAGAAAAGTTCCTTTCCTATCAGCAATACCTATAATTGGTCCCCTCTTTAAATACAAAAGGAAAAATCATGAAGTAAGGGATATTTACATTGAAATAGAAGCTATAATCCAGAAGACAGAAAAATAA
- the rfaE1 gene encoding D-glycero-beta-D-manno-heptose-7-phosphate kinase, protein MISFERLKEILECFSKVKIAVVGDMMLDEYLIGKVTRISPEAPVPVVNIEQERFVLGGASNVANNLKSLSAQVSVYGVVGQDSNGEKFVKELEAKQINPSGIVIDGTRPTIIKSRVLSQGQQLLRLDWEKDTDITENIQSKIIENVEKDIENTDAVLLSDYNKGVLTEFISQSIIKIAKKYNRKVVVDPKPNNFKNYKGATSMTPNRKEILDYFGMKKFQSEEEIAQKMSELKKELELDNVVLTRSEEGVSLFRNEHKRIPTVAREVYDVTGAGDTFISTFLLSVCAGADLFEAGAIANMASGIVVAKIGTATATKEEILEFYHNVIENNYEKI, encoded by the coding sequence ATGATTTCATTTGAAAGACTGAAGGAAATACTGGAATGTTTCAGTAAGGTTAAAATTGCCGTTGTTGGTGATATGATGCTGGATGAATATTTAATAGGGAAAGTAACTAGAATATCTCCTGAGGCACCGGTTCCTGTGGTAAATATTGAACAGGAAAGATTTGTTCTTGGAGGAGCTTCGAATGTGGCAAATAACTTAAAAAGCCTGTCAGCACAAGTTTCTGTTTATGGAGTTGTGGGACAGGACAGCAATGGCGAAAAGTTTGTAAAGGAACTTGAAGCTAAGCAGATAAATCCATCAGGAATTGTCATAGATGGAACAAGACCTACAATAATAAAAAGCAGAGTCCTTTCTCAAGGTCAGCAGTTATTAAGGCTGGACTGGGAAAAGGATACAGATATTACTGAAAATATACAATCAAAAATAATAGAAAATGTAGAAAAGGACATTGAAAATACAGATGCAGTACTTCTTTCAGATTATAATAAGGGAGTGCTGACAGAATTTATTTCCCAGAGCATAATAAAAATAGCTAAAAAATATAACAGAAAAGTTGTTGTGGATCCTAAGCCTAATAATTTTAAAAATTACAAAGGAGCAACTTCAATGACTCCTAACAGGAAAGAAATCCTTGATTATTTTGGAATGAAAAAATTCCAGAGTGAAGAAGAAATAGCTCAAAAAATGTCAGAGCTTAAGAAAGAGCTTGAGCTTGATAATGTAGTTCTGACAAGAAGTGAGGAAGGGGTTTCACTTTTCCGGAATGAACATAAGAGAATACCGACTGTAGCAAGGGAAGTTTATGATGTAACAGGAGCAGGAGATACCTTTATATCAACATTCCTGTTATCAGTATGTGCAGGAGCAGATCTGTTTGAAGCAGGAGCTATTGCAAATATGGCTTCAGGTATTGTAGTTGCTAAAATTGGAACAGCAACAGCTACAAAAGAGGAAATACTGGAATTCTACCATAACGTTATAGAAAATAATTATGAAAAAATATAA
- a CDS encoding ROK family protein: MAIIAAVEAGGTKFICGLGTEDGKIIDRISIPTTTPEETMSKVIEYFKDKKFDVMGVGSFGPIDPVKGSETYGYITKTPKPYWSDYNIIGELKKHYDVPMEFDTDVNGAALAESWWGAGKGLKNVMYITVGTGIGAGAVVNGTMLQGLTHPEMGHIFMKRHPEDTYEGNCPFHKDCLEGMAAGPAIEKRWGKKGHELADNEKVWDIEAYYLAQALMNYVLILSPQRIIMGGGVMKQQHLFPRIRKYLQEFLNGYVQKKEILEEIDEYVVYPGLGDEAGFVGSIALGKLALDAK; this comes from the coding sequence ATGGCGATAATTGCAGCAGTAGAAGCAGGGGGAACAAAATTTATATGTGGTCTTGGAACTGAAGATGGGAAAATAATAGACAGAATAAGTATTCCAACAACTACTCCTGAAGAAACAATGTCTAAGGTTATAGAGTATTTTAAGGATAAAAAGTTTGATGTTATGGGGGTTGGAAGTTTTGGTCCCATTGATCCTGTAAAAGGTTCAGAAACATATGGTTATATAACAAAAACTCCAAAACCATACTGGAGTGACTATAATATAATCGGGGAACTGAAAAAGCACTATGATGTCCCAATGGAATTTGATACAGATGTAAATGGTGCGGCACTGGCTGAATCATGGTGGGGAGCAGGAAAAGGATTGAAAAATGTTATGTATATAACAGTTGGAACAGGAATTGGAGCAGGAGCAGTTGTAAATGGAACTATGCTTCAGGGACTTACTCATCCTGAAATGGGACATATTTTCATGAAAAGACATCCTGAAGACACTTATGAAGGAAACTGTCCATTCCATAAAGACTGTCTTGAAGGAATGGCAGCAGGGCCTGCAATTGAAAAAAGATGGGGGAAAAAAGGACATGAACTGGCTGATAATGAAAAAGTATGGGATATAGAGGCATATTATCTGGCACAGGCTCTTATGAATTATGTGTTAATTTTATCTCCTCAGAGAATAATAATGGGTGGAGGAGTAATGAAACAGCAGCATCTGTTTCCACGTATAAGAAAATATTTACAGGAATTTTTAAACGGGTATGTACAGAAAAAAGAAATACTTGAAGAAATTGATGAGTATGTTGTGTATCCCGGACTTGGAGATGAAGCAGGTTTTGTAGGATCGATAGCTTTAGGAAAATTGGCTTTGGATGCCAAATAA
- a CDS encoding MFS transporter: MNVEHSIKNTRKYAILEVMFFNGFSVGMQSFVLLSLAIYFNMSSFLISVVSSLPTAGYLLQIFTKRVNTILGGRRRTLVLSVTISRLVICLLPFAVLFDMRNQFVYFIIMFIYGLSSPFVNNVWTATMVEIINKKERGKYFGKRNLFSSLSTVVYTLFYGYILSLPDKKSSILLLTSVMAVSAIGSAVFMYLHYIPDLGEEVKNISIKAAFKNKNFVLYLKFASIWLFTWEFLKPLTEYYRIKILGVNTMFLSQMGVITAILSSVLYIIYGKLSDKYGNKTMLRMGIFFTTYYVLTYFSMTQDNKMSMLFAAAVIDAVGFTAITLSLLNLMMEVSEEPADAYVGAYAIVCGISAILAGIFGGLVGKFVNNGVIYVFGEQFYTIRFAFAIGFVLRLFSLLELTRVDSFEKTFIYKGSLPIKNFFSKRILNVGASYINDVKRSEREDQEKNSENEENINKNVENNEVNNINKEPEKQENKVDKSENGNFEKSSVTEEENTDNKTV, from the coding sequence GTGAATGTAGAACATTCAATAAAAAATACTAGAAAATATGCGATACTGGAAGTTATGTTCTTTAATGGTTTTTCAGTGGGAATGCAAAGTTTTGTGCTGTTAAGTCTGGCAATATATTTTAATATGAGTTCTTTTTTAATATCAGTAGTATCATCTTTGCCAACAGCCGGATATTTATTGCAGATATTTACTAAAAGAGTAAATACAATTTTAGGTGGAAGAAGAAGAACACTTGTTCTGTCAGTTACAATATCAAGGTTAGTTATATGTTTACTGCCTTTTGCAGTGCTATTTGATATGAGAAATCAGTTTGTATATTTTATAATAATGTTTATTTATGGGTTGTCATCACCTTTTGTAAATAACGTATGGACAGCTACAATGGTAGAAATTATAAATAAAAAGGAAAGAGGAAAATATTTTGGGAAACGTAATTTATTCTCATCGTTATCGACAGTGGTATATACACTGTTTTATGGATATATTTTATCTCTACCTGATAAAAAAAGCTCCATATTGCTGCTTACTTCAGTAATGGCAGTTTCAGCAATAGGATCTGCAGTATTTATGTATCTTCACTATATTCCGGATTTAGGGGAGGAAGTAAAGAATATCAGTATAAAAGCTGCATTTAAAAATAAAAATTTCGTCCTTTATCTGAAATTTGCATCCATATGGCTATTTACATGGGAATTTTTAAAACCTCTGACAGAATATTACAGAATAAAGATACTTGGTGTAAATACAATGTTTCTTTCCCAGATGGGGGTTATTACTGCAATACTGTCAAGTGTACTTTACATAATATATGGTAAATTGTCGGATAAATATGGGAATAAAACTATGTTAAGAATGGGGATATTCTTTACAACATATTATGTCCTTACATATTTTTCCATGACACAGGATAACAAAATGTCAATGCTTTTTGCGGCGGCAGTAATTGATGCGGTAGGATTTACAGCAATAACATTAAGTTTACTGAATTTAATGATGGAAGTTTCTGAAGAACCTGCCGATGCTTATGTAGGAGCATACGCAATAGTCTGTGGAATTTCAGCAATATTGGCAGGAATATTTGGAGGACTTGTAGGAAAGTTCGTAAATAATGGAGTTATTTATGTTTTTGGAGAACAATTTTACACAATAAGATTTGCTTTTGCAATAGGATTTGTTTTAAGGCTGTTTTCATTACTTGAACTGACAAGAGTTGATTCATTTGAAAAGACATTCATTTATAAGGGAAGCCTGCCTATAAAGAACTTTTTTTCAAAAAGAATTTTAAATGTGGGTGCAAGCTATATTAACGATGTAAAGAGAAGTGAAAGGGAAGATCAGGAAAAGAATTCTGAAAATGAGGAAAACATTAATAAAAATGTTGAAAATAATGAAGTAAACAATATAAATAAAGAACCTGAAAAACAGGAAAATAAAGTAGATAAATCTGAAAACGGAAACTTTGAAAAAAGTTCAGTAACAGAAGAAGAAAATACAGATAATAAAACAGTTTAA
- a CDS encoding type II secretion system F family protein — protein MTVFFSLKKFSSDKITEKELCSFTKGMYYLLKGKIELTEALRIISEGYRKEIKNRIIKTVRKIEGGNSLGKAFGSLTQSKEFLELVKIGEETGNLEIVFKNLFEKYKFREKLKRDVRNLSIYPVTVIITAFVIVTVLLRVVVPKFTVIYSDLDQELPELTKAIIRISEITDKYGFVILIFLVLGVFIILFLKKNNQKYFEKIAMKIFIFGEIYKNIAILNFTQNMYSLTDAGISFPVSLKMCANSGNTLLNEEVRKIIFRLEKGTGIGKSFEKLSFFNEEYKGFLKIGEKTGKMAVSFENLTDIYSEKVQGKTQLLLKVMEPVSIIFIGIIIGIIIFAVMLPMFKIGEMI, from the coding sequence TTGACTGTTTTTTTTAGCTTAAAAAAATTTAGCAGTGATAAAATTACTGAAAAGGAACTGTGCTCCTTTACAAAAGGAATGTACTATCTTTTAAAGGGAAAAATAGAATTAACTGAAGCTTTGAGGATTATTTCTGAAGGTTACAGGAAAGAAATAAAAAATAGGATAATAAAAACTGTAAGAAAAATAGAAGGAGGAAATTCTTTAGGAAAAGCTTTTGGGAGCCTTACACAAAGTAAAGAATTTCTGGAACTGGTAAAAATAGGAGAAGAAACAGGAAACTTGGAAATCGTATTTAAAAATTTGTTTGAGAAGTATAAATTTAGGGAAAAGTTAAAAAGAGATGTCAGAAATCTCTCAATATATCCTGTGACAGTTATTATTACAGCGTTTGTGATAGTAACTGTTTTGCTTAGAGTAGTTGTTCCGAAGTTTACTGTTATATATTCTGATTTAGATCAGGAATTGCCGGAATTGACAAAGGCTATAATCAGAATAAGTGAAATTACAGATAAATATGGTTTTGTAATATTGATTTTTCTAGTTTTAGGAGTTTTTATCATCTTATTTCTTAAAAAAAATAATCAGAAATATTTTGAAAAAATTGCTATGAAGATATTCATATTTGGAGAAATATACAAAAATATAGCTATTTTAAACTTTACTCAGAATATGTATTCCCTTACAGATGCAGGGATTTCTTTTCCTGTATCATTAAAAATGTGTGCAAATTCAGGAAATACACTTTTAAATGAAGAAGTACGGAAAATAATTTTTAGACTGGAAAAGGGTACAGGTATAGGGAAATCCTTTGAAAAACTCAGTTTTTTTAATGAGGAATATAAAGGATTTTTGAAAATAGGTGAAAAAACAGGAAAAATGGCAGTATCTTTTGAAAATTTGACAGATATTTATTCTGAAAAGGTACAGGGGAAAACCCAGTTACTTTTAAAAGTTATGGAGCCTGTATCTATAATTTTTATTGGAATTATAATTGGAATCATAATTTTCGCAGTGATGCTTCCAATGTTTAAAATAGGGGAAATGATATAG
- a CDS encoding O-methyltransferase has protein sequence MIENFIKSSEYTQKLFQIDDEVLKNIEMESLNDNVPIITREVLNFMIFNAKGIEAKNILEVGTATGYSGLFLAQIANTNGGQLTTIEIDEKRHEKAIENFKKAGIFEKNRLILGDALEEIPKLDQNNKFDFIFIDAAKGQYIKFFTMCWELLNENGIIFIDNIMFRGLVAEDETEVPKRFRTIVVRLKEFIQKLNNEFDFVLLPFGDGVGLVRK, from the coding sequence ATGATTGAAAACTTTATTAAATCATCAGAATATACACAGAAATTATTCCAGATAGATGATGAAGTACTGAAAAATATAGAAATGGAAAGTTTAAACGATAATGTTCCAATTATAACAAGGGAAGTTTTAAACTTTATGATATTTAATGCAAAAGGAATTGAAGCTAAAAATATTCTGGAGGTAGGTACAGCAACAGGATATTCAGGGTTATTCCTGGCACAGATTGCAAATACAAACGGTGGTCAGCTCACAACAATTGAAATTGATGAAAAAAGACATGAAAAGGCTATTGAAAATTTTAAAAAAGCTGGTATTTTTGAAAAAAATCGTTTGATTTTAGGCGATGCATTGGAAGAAATACCTAAATTAGATCAAAATAATAAATTTGATTTTATTTTTATTGATGCGGCAAAGGGTCAATACATTAAATTTTTTACAATGTGCTGGGAGCTTCTAAATGAAAATGGTATTATATTTATTGACAATATAATGTTCAGAGGGTTAGTAGCGGAAGATGAAACTGAAGTTCCAAAAAGGTTTAGGACAATAGTTGTAAGATTAAAAGAGTTTATACAGAAATTAAACAATGAATTTGATTTTGTCCTGCTGCCATTCGGAGATGGAGTAGGATTAGTTAGGAAGTAA
- a CDS encoding endonuclease/exonuclease/phosphatase family protein, giving the protein MRFLLYNIRYGTGKYLNQPMKYLRGYLGQSLDHIHRIGEFIKEQKADIVGLVEVDLGSFRTKETNQAKLLGELTGKHYVSQYKYEENSKYMKFPIMRKQGNALLSNEKIIAQRFHYLERGTKKLVIEMETEEVTIFLVHLALGGKTRLRQIVELNNMIENCKKPFIVAGDFNLLWGKEEIELFLKAGKLKNVNNRREPTFPSWAPKKELDFILCSENIEIKDYKVVRNTLSDHLPILVDFEIKKN; this is encoded by the coding sequence ATGAGATTTCTTTTATATAATATACGATATGGTACAGGAAAATATTTAAATCAGCCGATGAAATACCTGAGGGGGTATTTAGGTCAGTCTTTAGATCATATTCACCGTATAGGAGAGTTTATAAAGGAACAGAAGGCAGATATTGTAGGACTCGTAGAAGTAGATTTAGGGTCATTCAGGACAAAGGAGACAAATCAGGCAAAACTGCTTGGAGAGTTGACTGGAAAACATTATGTGTCACAATATAAATATGAAGAAAACTCGAAATATATGAAATTTCCAATTATGAGAAAGCAGGGAAATGCACTATTATCAAATGAAAAAATAATAGCCCAGAGATTTCACTACCTGGAAAGAGGAACTAAAAAACTTGTAATTGAAATGGAAACAGAAGAAGTTACGATTTTTTTAGTTCATCTGGCTTTAGGAGGAAAAACAAGGCTGAGGCAAATTGTAGAATTAAATAATATGATAGAAAATTGTAAAAAGCCATTTATTGTAGCAGGTGACTTTAATCTTTTGTGGGGAAAAGAAGAAATAGAACTATTTTTAAAAGCGGGAAAATTGAAGAACGTTAACAATAGAAGAGAACCTACATTTCCAAGCTGGGCACCCAAAAAAGAGCTGGATTTTATTTTATGTTCTGAGAATATAGAAATAAAGGACTATAAGGTAGTAAGAAATACTTTATCAGATCACCTGCCTATTTTAGTGGATTTTGAAATTAAGAAAAATTAA
- a CDS encoding glycoside hydrolase family 10 protein — MKISKKILNRALLFLMATFTVGTLNAETVHIKSNYNEITKIIGGLKKDDSNKTKKSSKKELRGVWVASVINIDWPSKKGLSVEQQKREYISVLEDVKRWNMNAVFVQVKPTGDAFYPSKYSPWSEYLTGTQGVNPGYDPLKFMIDEAHKRGIEFHAWFNPYRLTMKGKSTSTESLSKDNIGRKRPEWTVVYGGQLYLNPGIPEVNDYVIDSIVEVVRNYDIDGVHMDDYFYPYKVKGQEYPDDAQFRKYGSKFADKGDWRRNNINKLVEKLHREIKKQNSSIAFGISPFGVWRNASTDPGRGSETQAGVQNYDDLYADILHWMDKGWIDYVVPQIYWNQGFKVAEYNTLVKWWSKHAKSTKTDLYIGQAAYRVGSWSNPNELVNQINYNRNYPEVKGSVFFSYKSLKENPKNIINNLLNGPYSSLPSELADTENVDKETVTEIAQNK; from the coding sequence GTGAAAATAAGTAAGAAAATTTTAAATAGAGCATTACTATTTTTAATGGCAACATTTACAGTGGGAACCTTAAATGCAGAAACTGTACATATAAAAAGTAATTATAATGAAATAACAAAAATCATCGGAGGACTTAAAAAGGATGATTCAAATAAAACTAAAAAGAGTTCAAAAAAGGAATTGCGTGGAGTATGGGTGGCGAGTGTCATAAATATTGACTGGCCTTCAAAAAAAGGATTGAGTGTTGAGCAGCAGAAAAGAGAGTATATTTCAGTGCTTGAAGATGTTAAAAGATGGAATATGAATGCAGTGTTTGTTCAGGTAAAACCTACAGGGGATGCGTTTTATCCTTCAAAATATTCACCATGGTCTGAATATCTTACAGGAACTCAGGGAGTAAATCCTGGATATGATCCGTTAAAATTCATGATTGATGAAGCACATAAAAGAGGTATAGAATTTCATGCATGGTTTAATCCATATAGACTTACAATGAAAGGAAAGTCTACCAGCACAGAAAGTCTTTCTAAAGATAATATAGGAAGAAAAAGGCCTGAATGGACAGTCGTATATGGAGGACAGCTTTATTTAAATCCAGGAATACCTGAAGTAAATGATTATGTTATTGACAGTATTGTTGAAGTAGTAAGAAATTACGATATTGACGGAGTTCATATGGATGACTATTTCTATCCTTATAAAGTGAAAGGGCAGGAATACCCAGATGATGCACAGTTCCGAAAATATGGAAGTAAGTTTGCTGATAAAGGTGACTGGAGAAGAAACAATATAAATAAGCTCGTTGAAAAACTTCATAGGGAAATAAAAAAACAGAATAGCAGCATTGCATTTGGGATAAGTCCTTTCGGAGTATGGAGAAATGCCTCGACTGATCCTGGAAGAGGTTCGGAAACACAGGCAGGAGTTCAAAATTATGATGACCTTTATGCAGACATTTTACATTGGATGGATAAAGGGTGGATTGATTACGTAGTGCCACAAATATACTGGAATCAAGGATTTAAAGTTGCAGAATACAATACACTTGTAAAGTGGTGGAGTAAACATGCTAAAAGTACAAAAACTGATTTATACATAGGACAGGCTGCATACAGGGTAGGTTCATGGTCAAATCCTAACGAACTTGTAAATCAGATAAATTATAACAGAAATTATCCTGAAGTTAAGGGAAGTGTATTCTTCAGCTATAAATCATTAAAAGAAAATCCTAAAAATATAATAAATAACCTGTTAAACGGCCCTTACAGCTCTTTACCGTCAGAACTTGCTGATACAGAAAACGTAGATAAAGAAACAGTAACTGAAATTGCTCAAAATAAATAG
- the gltS gene encoding sodium/glutamate symporter, which translates to MFELKMDMIQTIGLSVILLIIGMKLRSKVKFFEKYCIPSPVIGGFLFSIIAFILRQSNIITIKFDTTLQTFFMVMFFTSVGFNASLKVLKKGGKKVFIFLLLAIGLCFAQNLVAILLSGFVGINPLLALMTGSTPMTGGHGTSAAIAPTIEALGIKGAEAVAIASATFGLIAGSMLGGPIANNLIIKHKLMEKQTSKRESNNYDDDIDENVLNKPEPVLDAEKFSMAFFFILIAMGIGSYLSIIITKLLPAMNFPIYIGPMIIAAIMRNISDNSKLFTAPIREISVMEEVSLNLFLAMALMSLKLWELINLAVPMLILLIAQIILIYLYLNFITFKAMGSDYDAAVIVSGHCGFGLGATPNGISNMKSVCEKYKYSRLAFFVVPVVGALFIDFANVSLITLFISFFK; encoded by the coding sequence ATGTTCGAATTAAAAATGGACATGATTCAAACAATTGGTTTGTCTGTTATTTTACTTATAATCGGTATGAAGCTAAGAAGTAAAGTTAAATTCTTTGAAAAATATTGTATTCCGTCACCTGTTATTGGCGGATTTCTTTTTTCAATAATAGCCTTTATACTTAGACAATCCAATATTATAACTATAAAGTTTGACACTACACTGCAGACATTTTTTATGGTAATGTTTTTTACCAGTGTTGGATTCAATGCAAGTTTAAAAGTTCTGAAAAAAGGAGGAAAAAAAGTATTTATTTTTCTTCTTCTTGCCATAGGTTTATGTTTTGCACAAAACCTGGTTGCTATTCTTCTTTCAGGATTTGTCGGAATTAATCCACTTCTTGCATTAATGACAGGATCCACTCCAATGACTGGAGGACATGGAACTTCAGCGGCAATTGCACCAACTATTGAAGCTCTTGGAATAAAGGGAGCCGAAGCAGTTGCAATAGCATCTGCAACTTTTGGACTTATTGCAGGTTCTATGCTTGGAGGACCTATTGCAAATAATCTTATTATTAAACATAAACTAATGGAAAAACAAACTTCAAAGCGTGAAAGCAATAATTATGATGATGATATTGATGAAAATGTTTTGAATAAGCCTGAACCTGTTCTTGATGCAGAAAAATTTTCAATGGCATTTTTCTTTATTTTAATAGCAATGGGAATAGGATCATATTTATCCATTATTATAACAAAACTTCTACCTGCAATGAATTTCCCGATTTATATCGGTCCAATGATTATTGCGGCTATTATGAGAAATATTTCAGATAATTCAAAATTATTTACTGCACCTATAAGGGAAATCAGTGTAATGGAAGAAGTTTCACTTAACCTGTTCCTTGCAATGGCACTTATGTCACTGAAATTATGGGAATTAATAAATCTTGCTGTTCCAATGCTGATACTTCTGATAGCTCAGATAATTCTTATTTATCTGTATCTGAATTTCATTACATTCAAGGCAATGGGAAGTGACTATGATGCAGCAGTAATAGTATCAGGACATTGCGGATTTGGATTAGGAGCTACACCTAACGGAATTTCAAATATGAAATCTGTGTGTGAAAAATATAAGTATTCCAGACTTGCATTTTTCGTTGTTCCTGTTGTCGGAGCATTGTTTATAGATTTTGCAAACGTAAGTTTAATTACATTATTTATAAGTTTCTTTAAATAA
- the era gene encoding GTPase Era translates to MKSGFIAIVGRPNVGKSTLMNKLVKEKVAIVSDKAGTTRDQIRGIVNIQDNQFIFVDTPGIHKPKHLLGEHMTEIALETLNDVDLIMFLLDGTQEISTGDIFVNEHIKEVTTPVVLIINKIDKMSDEEIEAKKEEIKEKLGDFDNIITLTAEFAIGIHKIFEVAEKYLSNDVWFYPEDYYTDLPVNKIVVETIREKILHHTKDEVPHSVAVEIVNVETKPEIRKYDVNIYVERDSQKGIIIGKDGALLKKIGTEARREIEALIDLKVNLKLWVKVRKKWRRDKQFLNDMGYKIKKKVKK, encoded by the coding sequence ATGAAATCAGGATTTATAGCAATTGTAGGAAGACCAAATGTCGGAAAATCTACATTAATGAATAAACTTGTAAAGGAAAAGGTGGCAATAGTTTCTGACAAGGCAGGAACTACAAGGGATCAGATAAGGGGAATTGTAAATATACAGGATAATCAGTTTATATTTGTAGATACTCCAGGGATTCACAAGCCCAAGCATCTTCTAGGAGAACATATGACTGAAATTGCCCTTGAAACGTTAAATGATGTGGATCTTATAATGTTCCTGCTTGATGGGACACAGGAAATTTCAACAGGAGATATTTTCGTAAACGAACATATAAAGGAAGTTACAACACCTGTAGTTCTTATAATAAATAAAATTGATAAAATGAGTGATGAGGAAATAGAAGCTAAAAAAGAGGAAATAAAAGAAAAGTTAGGGGATTTTGACAATATAATAACACTGACGGCAGAATTTGCAATTGGAATACATAAAATTTTTGAAGTGGCTGAGAAATATTTGTCAAATGATGTATGGTTCTATCCTGAAGACTATTATACAGATTTACCGGTAAATAAAATTGTAGTTGAAACTATAAGGGAAAAAATATTGCATCACACAAAAGACGAGGTTCCTCACAGTGTCGCAGTAGAGATTGTAAATGTTGAGACAAAACCTGAAATAAGAAAATATGATGTAAATATTTATGTGGAAAGGGACAGCCAGAAGGGAATAATAATAGGAAAAGACGGTGCCCTGCTGAAAAAAATCGGGACTGAAGCAAGAAGAGAAATAGAAGCACTTATTGATTTGAAGGTAAACCTTAAATTATGGGTTAAAGTAAGAAAAAAATGGAGAAGGGATAAACAGTTTCTTAATGATATGGGATATAAAATAAAAAAGAAGGTTAAAAAATAA